One segment of Bacteroides caecimuris DNA contains the following:
- a CDS encoding bifunctional fucokinase/fucose-1-phosphate guanylyltransferase, giving the protein MDSTMQKLLSLPPNLIQCFHELEEVNHADWFCTSDPIGSKLGSGGGTTWLLQACHQEFAPQDTFSNWIGREKRILLHAGGQSRRLPSYGPSGKILTPIPIFSWERGQKLGQNLLSLQLPLYERIMKQAPAGLNTLIASGDVYIRSEKPLQDIPNVDVVCYGLWVNPSLATHHGVFVSDRKSPEVLDFMLQKPSLEELESLSKTHLFLMDIGIWILSDRAVEVLMKHSLKEGTNDINYYDLYSDYGLALGEHPKTEDEEINQLSVAILPLPGGEFYHYGTSRELISSTLSIQDKVRDQRKIMHRKVKPNPAIFIQNSITQISLSPDNANLWIENSHIGKGWKLGSRQIITGVPENYWNVCLPDGICVDIIPVGEHDFVARPYGLDDVFKGALEKVTTTYLNIPFPQWMEERGITWDDIKGRTDDLQAASIFPKTASIEELGILVRWMTSEPQMEKGKELWLKAEKVSADEISAGANLKRLYTQRSSFRKENWKGLAANYEKSVFYQLDLQDAAHEFVRLDLDTPDTLKEDAAPMVRIHNRMLRARIMKLRGEDAYQKEEQAAFQLLRDGLLGVMPERKNHPILSVYSDQIVWGRSPVRIDVAGGWTDTPPYSLYSGGSVVNLAIELNGQPPLQVYVKPCKEYHIVLRSIDMGAMEIIRNYEELQDYKKVGSPFSIPKAALSLAGFAPVFSAEAYTSLEEHLKAFGSGIEITLLAAIPAGSGLGTSSILASTVLGAINDFCGLAWDKNDICSYTLVLEQLLTTGGGWQDQYGGVFSGVKLLQSEAGFEQKPLVRWLPDQLFVHPDYRDCHLLYYTGITRTAKGILAEIVSSMFLNSGPHLSLLAEMKAHAMDMSEAILRSNFDSFGRLVGKTWIQNQALDCGTNPPAVAAIIEKIKDYTLGYKLPGAGGGGYLYMVAKDPQAAGQIRRILTEQAPNPRARFVEMTLSDKGLQVSRS; this is encoded by the coding sequence ATCGATTCTACTATGCAAAAGTTATTATCCTTACCCCCTAACTTAATCCAGTGTTTTCACGAACTGGAAGAAGTGAATCACGCCGACTGGTTTTGTACGTCAGACCCTATTGGAAGCAAACTGGGTTCCGGCGGTGGAACTACCTGGCTGTTGCAAGCCTGCCATCAGGAATTTGCACCTCAGGATACTTTTAGCAACTGGATAGGACGCGAGAAGAGGATATTGCTTCATGCGGGCGGACAAAGCCGCCGTCTGCCAAGCTACGGGCCTTCCGGTAAGATACTAACTCCCATCCCCATTTTCAGTTGGGAACGAGGACAGAAGTTGGGGCAGAACCTGCTGTCATTGCAGCTTCCGCTATACGAAAGAATCATGAAACAAGCTCCTGCCGGACTGAACACGCTGATAGCCAGCGGAGATGTATATATCCGTTCGGAAAAGCCGTTGCAAGACATTCCCAATGTAGATGTCGTGTGCTACGGTCTTTGGGTGAACCCATCACTGGCAACACACCATGGTGTGTTTGTATCCGACCGGAAAAGCCCGGAAGTTCTCGACTTCATGTTGCAGAAACCTTCGCTTGAAGAATTGGAGAGCTTATCCAAAACACATCTTTTCTTGATGGACATCGGCATTTGGATTCTAAGTGACCGTGCCGTGGAAGTATTGATGAAGCACTCGTTAAAAGAAGGAACGAACGATATTAATTATTATGATTTATATTCAGACTACGGATTGGCCCTGGGAGAGCATCCCAAGACAGAAGATGAAGAAATCAACCAACTGTCTGTAGCCATATTACCTTTACCTGGTGGAGAATTCTATCACTATGGCACAAGCCGTGAACTAATTTCTTCCACACTATCCATCCAGGATAAGGTACGCGACCAGAGAAAAATCATGCACCGGAAAGTAAAACCCAATCCGGCTATTTTTATTCAGAATTCTATCACGCAGATTTCTCTTTCGCCCGATAACGCCAACCTTTGGATTGAGAACAGCCATATAGGAAAAGGCTGGAAACTGGGTTCCCGGCAAATCATTACCGGAGTACCGGAAAATTATTGGAACGTCTGTCTGCCGGATGGTATCTGTGTAGATATTATTCCTGTCGGTGAACATGATTTCGTAGCCCGCCCATATGGATTGGATGATGTATTCAAAGGAGCGTTGGAAAAAGTAACGACTACTTATCTCAATATCCCGTTCCCGCAATGGATGGAAGAAAGGGGAATTACGTGGGACGACATCAAAGGTCGCACGGACGATTTGCAGGCCGCTTCCATATTCCCTAAAACTGCTTCAATAGAAGAACTGGGGATATTAGTACGCTGGATGACGTCAGAACCCCAAATGGAAAAAGGAAAAGAACTTTGGCTGAAAGCGGAAAAAGTTTCGGCTGATGAAATTTCGGCAGGTGCTAATCTTAAACGCCTTTATACACAACGCAGCAGTTTCCGCAAAGAGAACTGGAAAGGATTGGCAGCCAACTATGAAAAGAGCGTGTTCTACCAACTCGATTTGCAGGATGCAGCCCATGAATTTGTACGTTTGGATTTAGATACTCCCGACACACTGAAAGAGGATGCCGCACCAATGGTTCGGATACACAACCGCATGCTCCGTGCACGGATTATGAAGTTACGTGGAGAAGATGCTTATCAAAAAGAAGAACAGGCTGCTTTCCAACTGCTTCGCGACGGTTTGCTGGGAGTTATGCCGGAGCGTAAAAACCATCCTATACTCAGCGTCTATTCCGACCAAATCGTATGGGGACGCAGTCCCGTGCGGATTGATGTGGCCGGAGGATGGACGGATACTCCGCCCTACTCTCTTTATTCCGGTGGAAGTGTCGTTAATCTTGCCATAGAATTGAACGGTCAGCCACCATTACAAGTATATGTGAAACCCTGCAAAGAATATCACATCGTACTCCGCTCTATCGACATGGGCGCAATGGAGATTATCAGGAACTATGAAGAACTGCAAGACTATAAGAAAGTCGGTTCTCCGTTCTCCATTCCTAAAGCAGCGCTTAGCTTGGCAGGTTTTGCACCGGTGTTCTCCGCCGAAGCTTACACCTCATTGGAAGAACATTTGAAAGCTTTCGGCTCGGGAATAGAAATTACACTGTTGGCTGCCATCCCGGCAGGTTCCGGCTTGGGGACCAGTTCTATCTTGGCATCCACCGTTCTCGGGGCTATCAATGATTTCTGCGGACTGGCCTGGGACAAGAATGATATTTGCAGTTACACATTAGTACTGGAGCAACTCCTGACCACAGGCGGCGGTTGGCAAGACCAATACGGCGGTGTATTTTCTGGTGTCAAACTACTTCAATCCGAAGCAGGTTTCGAGCAGAAACCGTTAGTACGATGGCTACCCGACCAGCTCTTTGTTCATCCTGATTATCGCGACTGCCACTTGCTATACTATACAGGAATCACCCGTACAGCCAAAGGTATATTAGCCGAAATTGTCAGCTCCATGTTCCTCAATTCCGGTCCGCATCTAAGTTTGCTAGCCGAGATGAAAGCCCATGCAATGGATATGAGTGAAGCTATCCTGCGCAGTAATTTCGATAGTTTCGGTCGATTGGTCGGCAAAACCTGGATACAAAACCAGGCATTAGATTGCGGAACCAATCCGCCGGCAGTAGCAGCTATTATAGAGAAAATCAAAGATTATACCCTGGGATACAAACTCCCCGGAGCAGGCGGTGGCGGTTATTTATACATGGTAGCCAAAGACCCGCAAGCAGCCGGACAGATCCGACGGATACTGACGGAACAAGCTCCTAATCCGCGTGCACGCTTTGTAGAAATGACACTTTCCGACAAGGGGCTTCAGGTTTCAAGAAGCTAA
- the asnA gene encoding aspartate--ammonia ligase — MSYLIKPKNYNPLLDLKQTELGIKQIKEFFQLNLSSELRLRRVTAPLFVLKGMGINDDLNGIERPVSFPIKDLGDAQAEVVHSLAKWKRLTLADYHIEPGYGIYTDMNAIRSDEELGNLHSLYVDQWDWERVITNEDRNVNFLKEIVNRIYAAMIRTEYMVYEMYPQIKPCLPQKLHFIHSEELRQLYPDLEPKCREHAICQKYGAVFIIGIGCKLSDGKKHDGRAPDYDDYTTKGLNDLPGLNGDLLLWDNVLQRSIELSSMGIRVDKEALQRQLKEEKEEKRLELYFHKRLMNDTLPLSIGGGIGQSRLCMFYLRKAHIGEIQASIWPEDMRKECDELDIHLI, encoded by the coding sequence ATGAGTTACTTGATAAAACCTAAGAACTATAATCCGCTACTCGACCTCAAACAGACCGAGCTGGGAATCAAGCAAATAAAAGAGTTCTTCCAATTAAACTTGTCATCCGAGCTACGCCTTAGACGTGTGACTGCCCCTCTTTTCGTATTGAAAGGAATGGGTATCAATGATGATTTGAACGGAATAGAACGCCCCGTTTCCTTCCCTATTAAAGATCTGGGCGATGCACAAGCCGAAGTGGTTCATTCATTAGCTAAATGGAAAAGGCTAACCTTAGCTGACTATCATATCGAACCCGGATATGGAATTTATACGGATATGAACGCAATCCGTTCAGACGAAGAACTAGGCAACCTACATTCTCTCTACGTAGACCAGTGGGACTGGGAGCGTGTCATTACCAATGAAGACCGGAACGTAAACTTCCTGAAAGAGATCGTCAACCGTATTTATGCGGCTATGATCCGTACAGAATATATGGTATACGAAATGTATCCGCAAATCAAGCCGTGCCTGCCACAAAAGCTACATTTCATCCATTCAGAAGAATTACGCCAACTTTATCCGGATCTGGAGCCTAAATGTCGTGAACATGCCATTTGCCAGAAATACGGGGCTGTATTTATCATAGGTATAGGCTGCAAACTTAGTGACGGCAAGAAACACGACGGACGTGCACCGGACTATGACGACTACACAACCAAAGGATTGAACGACCTACCCGGACTAAACGGCGACCTCCTTCTGTGGGACAACGTATTGCAACGCTCTATCGAATTGTCATCCATGGGAATCCGTGTAGATAAAGAAGCTTTGCAACGTCAGTTGAAAGAAGAAAAAGAAGAAAAAAGACTGGAACTTTATTTCCACAAGCGATTGATGAATGACACTCTTCCACTATCTATCGGAGGAGGTATCGGACAATCTCGTTTGTGTATGTTCTACCTTCGCAAAGCTCACATCGGAGAGATACAAGCCAGCATCTGGCCCGAAGACATGCGCAAAGAATGTGATGAACTTGATATACACCTCATATAA